A window of Verrucomicrobiia bacterium contains these coding sequences:
- a CDS encoding MFS transporter, which yields MNETSGGEKGTTKNGYNRFLLLVAGLGGLLYGVDVGIIAGALPYLEATSGLNAGQLSFIVAAVLLGSVISTLFAGALADWMGRKPLMASSGVLFVASIPIIALSHGYVPLVLGRLLQGISAGLIGVVVPLYLAECLDAKSRGKGTGIFQWLLTLGIVAAAFIGFYFSYRVDEVAKLGDPAKLLAFKDTAWRGIFWVSLPPGILFVIGSFMVAESPRWLFRRGHKQAAYAALLRSRTESQAQVELKEMEETAAAASTTAVKIKESLLRRKYVLPFVLACIILACNQATGINSILGYNTAILLQGGLSDLQAHWGYLILTLVNFLTTIGAVLLVDRKGRKFLLSLGTAGIIVSLICAGVLFRGTEQYRVDCKDSLQALVTADQKLTVDFNEPTAVKFLAATGAARTAISSQPTTLIVIYSYGDYRAATKVLRSDDASAQPLVITRDSCVPPNRVVSFFSNPFADLKAAQTAPLKIENALITPVPSTRNGWLVAISLFVFMAFFAVGPGVCVWLALSELMPTRIRSNGMSIALLINQAVSTGIAATFLPMVGKHGYSTVFFAFAGCTVIYFITAAFFLPETKGKTLEEIEEHFEGRDKAKT from the coding sequence ATGAACGAGACCAGTGGCGGCGAAAAAGGTACGACGAAGAATGGTTATAATCGGTTTCTATTATTAGTGGCGGGGCTTGGGGGTTTGCTGTACGGCGTGGACGTGGGAATCATCGCGGGCGCGCTGCCGTACTTGGAGGCGACGTCTGGACTCAACGCCGGGCAACTTTCTTTCATCGTGGCGGCGGTGCTGCTCGGCAGCGTGATCTCAACCCTGTTCGCCGGCGCGCTAGCGGATTGGATGGGGCGAAAGCCGCTGATGGCGTCAAGCGGCGTTCTCTTCGTGGCCAGCATCCCCATTATCGCGCTTTCACACGGTTATGTCCCGCTGGTTTTGGGGCGCTTGCTGCAAGGCATCAGCGCGGGGTTGATCGGCGTGGTCGTGCCGCTGTATTTGGCCGAATGTCTGGACGCGAAAAGCCGCGGCAAAGGCACGGGCATTTTTCAATGGCTGCTGACGCTCGGCATCGTGGCGGCGGCGTTCATCGGATTTTATTTCAGCTATCGCGTGGATGAAGTCGCGAAGCTCGGCGATCCCGCAAAATTACTCGCGTTCAAAGACACGGCGTGGCGCGGAATTTTTTGGGTGTCACTGCCGCCGGGAATTTTGTTCGTGATCGGCAGCTTCATGGTCGCGGAATCGCCGCGCTGGCTGTTCCGCCGCGGGCACAAACAAGCCGCGTATGCCGCGCTGTTGCGTTCGCGCACGGAATCGCAGGCGCAGGTTGAACTCAAGGAAATGGAAGAAACCGCCGCTGCCGCTTCGACCACCGCCGTGAAGATCAAGGAATCGTTGCTGCGCCGCAAATACGTCCTGCCCTTCGTGCTCGCGTGCATTATCCTCGCGTGCAACCAGGCCACGGGCATCAATTCCATTCTCGGCTACAACACGGCGATTCTTTTGCAGGGCGGCCTTTCCGATTTGCAGGCGCATTGGGGCTACCTGATTCTCACGCTCGTCAATTTCCTTACGACCATCGGCGCGGTACTGCTGGTGGACCGCAAGGGCCGCAAATTTTTGCTCTCGCTCGGCACGGCGGGCATCATCGTTTCGCTGATCTGCGCGGGCGTTTTGTTTCGCGGCACGGAACAATATCGCGTGGATTGCAAGGACTCGCTGCAAGCGCTCGTGACCGCGGATCAAAAACTGACCGTGGATTTCAATGAGCCAACCGCCGTGAAATTTCTCGCCGCGACCGGCGCCGCCCGCACCGCCATCAGCAGCCAGCCGACGACGCTCATCGTGATTTATTCCTATGGTGATTATCGCGCGGCCACGAAAGTTTTGCGCTCCGACGATGCTTCCGCGCAACCGCTGGTGATCACACGCGATAGCTGCGTGCCGCCCAACCGGGTTGTTTCCTTTTTCTCGAATCCATTCGCCGACTTGAAGGCCGCGCAAACCGCGCCGTTGAAAATCGAGAATGCCTTGATCACGCCGGTTCCGAGCACACGCAACGGCTGGCTCGTCGCCATTTCACTATTCGTGTTCATGGCGTTCTTCGCGGTCGGTCCGGGCGTTTGCGTGTGGCTGGCGTTGTCGGAATTGATGCCCACGCGCATCCGCTCCAACGGCATGAGCATCGCGCTTCTCATCAACCAGGCGGTTTCGACGGGCATCGCCGCGACGTTTCTGCCGATGGTCGGCAAGCATGGTTACTCAACGGTGTTTTTTGCGTTCGCCGGCTGCACGGTGATTTATTTCATCACGGCGGCGTTCTTTTTGCCGGAGACGAAGGGCAAGACGCTCGAAGAAATCGAGGAGCACTTTGAAGGGCGCGACAAGGCGAAAACTTAA
- a CDS encoding beta-N-acetylhexosaminidase, whose protein sequence is MKHVKKILMMAAVMSVASAGRAETPSIIPAPVKMEVQSGSFVLPNGDSAKIIATPGAEDTAHYLADEVAPALGYKITIVNNNSSTAGTILLTTNDAKASLGEEGYELTVTPANVIIRAPTSAGLFYGVQSLLQLLPPEILSKTSVSGVKWEIPCVQIEDQPRFQWRGMMLDVVRHFFNKNEVEEFIDGMALHKMNRFHWHLVDDQGWRIEIKKYPQLTKIGAWRKGIDFKLDPKLSKAYGPDGRYGGFYTQDEIREVIAYAQARHIVIVPEIEMPGHSTAALMVFPELSCFGGPYNTDLPGGVFNGEFCTGNEQVYVFLSDVLAEVSDLFPGKYIHIGGDEVPTKNWEKCPKDQAVIKAEGLKGPKELESYFIRRIEKIVNSHNKTLIGWSEIREGGLAQSAVVMDWVGGAVEAASAGHDVVMSPLKYSYFDHYQSTNHTTEPHAIGGYLPMKEVYEFEPIPAKLDAQYASHILGAQANIWTEYMPNIGHVEYMAYPRLCALCEVVWSPKAARDWNNFSTRLPADLRRLDAMGLTYRHDPPQPLPIMKTVSAN, encoded by the coding sequence ATGAAACATGTGAAGAAAATTTTGATGATGGCGGCGGTGATGTCAGTTGCAAGCGCGGGTCGCGCGGAAACGCCGAGCATCATTCCCGCGCCGGTGAAGATGGAAGTGCAGAGCGGCAGTTTCGTTTTGCCCAATGGAGACTCGGCGAAAATTATTGCGACGCCGGGTGCTGAAGACACCGCGCATTATCTCGCCGATGAAGTGGCGCCGGCCCTTGGCTATAAAATAACTATCGTCAACAACAACTCCTCGACGGCGGGCACTATTTTACTCACGACCAATGACGCCAAAGCTTCACTCGGCGAAGAAGGCTATGAACTCACGGTCACACCGGCGAATGTGATCATTCGTGCGCCGACATCGGCGGGTTTGTTTTATGGCGTGCAGTCGTTGTTGCAACTGTTACCGCCGGAAATTCTCTCGAAGACCAGCGTCAGCGGCGTGAAATGGGAAATCCCCTGTGTGCAAATCGAGGACCAGCCGCGTTTCCAATGGCGCGGCATGATGCTCGACGTGGTGCGGCATTTTTTCAACAAGAACGAAGTGGAAGAATTTATTGATGGCATGGCCTTGCACAAGATGAACCGGTTTCACTGGCATCTCGTGGACGACCAGGGCTGGCGCATCGAGATCAAAAAATATCCGCAGCTCACCAAAATTGGCGCGTGGCGCAAGGGCATTGATTTCAAACTCGATCCGAAATTGAGCAAAGCTTACGGGCCCGACGGCCGTTACGGTGGTTTTTATACGCAGGATGAAATCCGCGAAGTGATCGCCTACGCGCAAGCGCGACACATCGTGATTGTTCCTGAGATTGAAATGCCCGGGCACTCGACCGCGGCGTTGATGGTGTTTCCTGAATTGAGTTGTTTTGGCGGGCCTTACAACACGGACCTGCCGGGCGGCGTTTTCAACGGCGAGTTTTGCACCGGCAACGAGCAGGTGTACGTTTTTCTGAGCGATGTGCTTGCGGAAGTGAGTGATCTTTTCCCGGGCAAATATATTCACATCGGTGGCGATGAAGTGCCCACGAAGAATTGGGAAAAATGTCCCAAAGACCAGGCGGTCATCAAAGCGGAAGGTTTGAAAGGGCCGAAGGAATTGGAAAGTTATTTCATCCGGCGCATCGAAAAAATTGTGAACTCGCACAACAAAACTTTGATCGGTTGGAGCGAGATTCGCGAAGGCGGGCTGGCACAAAGCGCGGTCGTGATGGATTGGGTCGGCGGCGCGGTGGAAGCGGCCAGCGCGGGCCACGATGTCGTGATGTCACCGCTCAAGTATTCTTATTTCGACCATTATCAATCCACTAATCATACGACGGAGCCACACGCCATCGGCGGCTATCTGCCGATGAAAGAAGTTTATGAGTTTGAACCCATCCCGGCGAAACTTGATGCGCAGTACGCCTCGCACATTCTGGGCGCGCAGGCGAATATCTGGACCGAATACATGCCGAACATCGGGCACGTGGAATACATGGCGTATCCGCGTTTGTGCGCGTTATGTGAAGTTGTGTGGTCGCCGAAAGCCGCGCGCGATTGGAATAATTTTTCGACTCGCCTGCCCGCGGATTTGCGCCGCCTGGACGCGATGGGCCTCACCTATCGCCACGACCCGCCGCAACCGCTCCCCATCATGAAAACCGTCTCGGCGAACTAA
- a CDS encoding phosphoesterase produces the protein MPTAIEERVLCFERKLLEKLGVFQGLNADVEKYMSVVTSTPHLVYLNRSEAELDKRYKQLIPYVLIVCGDKILRYRRGKAGGEARLHGLFSVGIGGHISDEDNGQFSRDRGYQAGMRRELIEEVGIDVGSEPSVAAINDDSTEVGYVHFGVVHILRVPDESVAANRTGIVAPEFIRIAEATKDLSGYESWSRLCLEQLGILLARASALEAVNGK, from the coding sequence ATGCCCACCGCCATCGAAGAACGCGTCCTTTGTTTTGAACGAAAACTCCTCGAAAAACTCGGCGTCTTTCAAGGACTCAATGCCGACGTGGAAAAATACATGTCCGTAGTCACTTCCACGCCGCACCTCGTTTATCTGAATCGCAGCGAAGCCGAACTCGACAAGCGTTACAAACAACTTATCCCTTACGTGTTGATTGTTTGCGGCGATAAAATTTTACGCTATCGGCGCGGCAAAGCCGGCGGCGAGGCGCGCCTGCACGGACTTTTTTCCGTCGGCATCGGCGGGCATATTTCCGACGAGGACAATGGGCAATTTTCGCGCGACCGCGGTTATCAGGCCGGTATGCGGCGCGAATTGATCGAGGAAGTGGGCATTGACGTCGGCAGCGAGCCCTCAGTTGCCGCCATCAACGACGACAGCACCGAAGTCGGCTACGTGCATTTCGGCGTCGTGCACATTTTACGCGTGCCCGACGAAAGTGTGGCGGCGAATCGCACGGGGATTGTCGCGCCGGAATTTATTCGCATCGCTGAAGCCACCAAAGATTTGTCCGGCTATGAATCCTGGTCGCGGCTGTGCCTCGAACAGTTGGGGATCCTGCTCGCGCGCGCCAGCGCCCTGGAAGCCGTGAACGGGAAATAA
- a CDS encoding flavin reductase family protein produces the protein MDIKVEGAETKLIYNMLIGLVAPRPIAWITSLNLAGQLNAAPFSAFNYMGTDPPIVAIGVGNLPGPGIVGKDTAQNIRNTREFVINVVNEDVAEAMVVTAVDFPPDVNELEIVSLRTEPSLVVKVPRIAAAPASLECREITTMEIGRSRVVLGQVVAFHVKDEFVDPKGPYILAEKMHAIGRMNGLGSYVKTRDAFLHIERMNYEDWKKKNGKSDAKE, from the coding sequence ATGGACATCAAAGTTGAAGGCGCGGAGACGAAGTTGATTTATAATATGCTCATCGGCTTGGTCGCGCCGCGGCCGATCGCGTGGATCACGAGCTTGAACCTCGCGGGGCAACTGAATGCCGCGCCGTTCAGCGCGTTTAACTATATGGGCACGGACCCGCCCATCGTCGCGATTGGCGTCGGCAATCTTCCCGGGCCGGGAATTGTCGGCAAGGACACCGCGCAAAATATTCGCAACACGCGCGAGTTCGTGATCAATGTCGTGAATGAAGACGTGGCCGAGGCGATGGTAGTCACGGCGGTGGATTTTCCGCCGGACGTGAATGAACTGGAGATCGTGAGCTTGCGCACCGAGCCATCACTGGTGGTGAAAGTGCCGCGCATCGCCGCCGCGCCCGCGAGCCTGGAATGCCGCGAGATCACGACAATGGAGATCGGGCGTTCGCGCGTGGTGCTGGGCCAGGTGGTGGCCTTTCATGTGAAGGACGAATTTGTGGATCCCAAAGGGCCATACATCCTCGCGGAAAAAATGCACGCAATCGGCCGCATGAACGGTTTGGGTTCTTACGTCAAAACGCGGGATGCCTTCCTGCACATCGAGCGGATGAATTACGAGGATTGGAAAAAGAAGAATGGGAAGTCGGACGCGAAAGAGTAG
- a CDS encoding outer membrane beta-barrel protein, with protein MKFNQWTLGLAALGLVSLTSAARADEKPSAVMTALSSTTLSGYVDTSAQWNLGSGTSHAPAYGFGGPSKADGFNLNVVDLNLEKDADAADGWGAGYRVELWLGPDADTLGTHAAGVGGGQGDLSVKNAYVDLKAPVGNGIDFKVGVFDTPIGYEVADSPNNPNFTRSYGFSIEPTTHTGVLASYTVNEMLSVSAGVADTFGPAINGRATDISGNTRESYKAYMAAATFTASTNWGWIGGSTLSACIINGFNSGSPAADGIAADQTSYYVGLTMNTPLTALKVGASFDYADVRDQGLTGGITPGGAPANIGGHHGYANAFDGYVTYQATEKLSTSGRIEYASFGFPAGIATGPTPAGGGAQPTTGLPTGTASKILALTGTVQYDLWKNVLTRAEFRWDHALDGRDAFGGTTATGINGPGTQKDSFELIANVVYKF; from the coding sequence ATGAAGTTTAATCAATGGACATTGGGATTGGCGGCTCTCGGATTGGTCAGTCTGACCTCCGCAGCTCGCGCGGACGAAAAACCCAGCGCTGTGATGACGGCGCTTTCTTCAACCACGCTCAGCGGCTATGTGGATACCTCAGCCCAGTGGAACCTCGGCAGCGGAACCTCGCATGCCCCGGCCTACGGCTTCGGTGGACCTAGCAAGGCTGACGGTTTCAACCTGAACGTCGTTGACCTCAACCTCGAAAAAGACGCTGATGCCGCTGACGGCTGGGGCGCTGGCTATCGCGTTGAACTCTGGCTCGGACCGGATGCTGATACCCTCGGAACCCATGCTGCCGGTGTTGGTGGTGGTCAAGGCGATCTTTCGGTCAAGAACGCCTATGTGGACCTCAAGGCTCCCGTCGGCAACGGCATTGACTTCAAAGTCGGCGTGTTCGACACCCCGATCGGTTACGAAGTCGCTGACTCCCCGAACAACCCCAACTTCACCCGCTCCTACGGCTTTAGCATCGAACCCACCACTCACACTGGTGTGTTGGCCAGCTATACCGTCAACGAAATGCTGAGCGTCTCCGCCGGTGTTGCGGATACTTTTGGACCGGCCATCAATGGCCGCGCCACGGATATTTCCGGCAATACTCGCGAATCCTACAAAGCTTATATGGCCGCAGCGACCTTTACGGCTTCCACGAACTGGGGCTGGATCGGTGGTTCGACCCTCTCGGCTTGCATCATCAACGGCTTCAATAGTGGTTCACCTGCGGCAGATGGAATCGCTGCTGACCAAACCAGCTATTATGTCGGCCTGACGATGAATACTCCCCTCACCGCCCTCAAAGTTGGCGCCTCGTTTGACTACGCAGACGTCCGCGACCAGGGCTTGACCGGTGGAATAACGCCCGGCGGAGCACCTGCTAATATCGGTGGTCACCACGGTTACGCGAATGCCTTCGACGGCTACGTGACCTATCAGGCCACGGAAAAATTGAGCACCAGTGGCCGTATTGAATATGCTTCATTTGGTTTCCCGGCTGGTATCGCGACCGGACCCACGCCCGCCGGCGGTGGTGCACAACCGACCACTGGGCTGCCGACCGGCACCGCGAGTAAGATCCTCGCGCTCACCGGCACCGTTCAGTATGACCTCTGGAAGAACGTCCTGACCCGCGCGGAATTCCGCTGGGATCACGCGCTCGATGGTCGTGACGCCTTCGGCGGCACTACGGCTACGGGCATCAATGGTCCTGGCACTCAGAAGGATTCCTTCGAGCTGATCGCCAACGTGGTCTATAAGTTCTAA
- a CDS encoding Gfo/Idh/MocA family oxidoreductase: protein MQKKKLKMSSALSRRNFIKRTTLATGAAAIYFPYVGNVLGANDRINVACIGVGGKGDQDSLDAALCGANIVAICDVDSNALERKARQLEHFSQKPKQFSDYREMIDKINSEFDAVTVSTPDHHHGVAAIRAMKLGKHAFCQKPLVQTVNEARIVRALAREKKLATQMGNQGSAEPGLRRAVEVIQAGVIGAPRELHVWSNRPIWPQGMPRPEGEDPVPGNLNWDLWLGPTQPRPFKDKYPPSTFVGYQAGGHVYHPFSWRGWSDFGTGALGDMACHTVNMPFRACKLGYPNVVELELASRTFAESYPKTSRIRFEFPEREGLPPMKFWWYDGNPSDTSLAPLRPSADTVREIVNMQDRLPGSGALIIGEKGKIFSPSDYGEKFYIAMNGQEFTPGDTHEAAKAVPETIPRVQPVTIPDIQGLPRGGGITTRHMNEWFIMMRTGTPSYSNFEIAGYLAEVILLGCVALRCGEGRRMEWDGPNMTSPNLPESAAFVKRNNRAGWEA from the coding sequence ATGCAAAAAAAGAAACTGAAAATGTCTTCGGCACTTTCCCGCCGCAATTTTATCAAACGCACCACCCTCGCCACCGGCGCGGCGGCGATATATTTCCCGTATGTCGGGAATGTCCTCGGCGCCAATGACCGCATCAACGTGGCGTGCATCGGCGTGGGCGGCAAGGGCGATCAGGACAGCCTGGACGCCGCGCTTTGCGGCGCGAACATCGTGGCGATCTGCGATGTGGACAGCAATGCCCTCGAACGCAAGGCCCGCCAGCTCGAACACTTCTCCCAGAAGCCGAAGCAGTTCAGCGATTACCGCGAGATGATTGATAAGATTAATAGTGAATTCGATGCCGTCACGGTTTCCACCCCCGACCATCATCACGGCGTCGCGGCCATCCGCGCGATGAAGCTCGGCAAACATGCTTTCTGCCAGAAACCCCTGGTTCAAACCGTGAATGAAGCGCGCATCGTCCGCGCATTGGCCCGCGAAAAGAAATTGGCCACGCAGATGGGCAACCAAGGCAGCGCCGAACCGGGTCTGCGCCGCGCGGTCGAAGTCATTCAGGCCGGTGTGATCGGCGCGCCGCGCGAATTGCACGTTTGGTCCAATCGCCCGATCTGGCCTCAAGGCATGCCCCGTCCCGAGGGTGAAGATCCCGTCCCGGGAAATTTGAATTGGGACTTGTGGCTCGGCCCCACGCAGCCGCGCCCCTTCAAGGATAAATATCCGCCTTCGACCTTCGTCGGCTACCAGGCTGGTGGACATGTCTATCATCCCTTTAGCTGGCGCGGTTGGTCGGATTTCGGCACCGGCGCGCTCGGCGATATGGCCTGCCATACGGTCAACATGCCCTTCCGCGCTTGCAAGCTCGGCTACCCTAATGTCGTGGAACTCGAATTGGCTTCCCGCACGTTCGCCGAATCGTATCCCAAGACCTCGCGCATCCGCTTTGAATTCCCCGAACGCGAAGGCCTGCCGCCGATGAAATTCTGGTGGTATGACGGCAATCCGTCGGACACAAGCCTCGCCCCATTGCGTCCCTCGGCTGATACCGTTCGTGAAATCGTCAATATGCAGGACCGCCTCCCGGGCAGCGGCGCTTTGATTATCGGCGAAAAAGGCAAGATTTTCTCTCCGAGCGATTACGGCGAAAAATTCTACATCGCCATGAACGGCCAGGAATTCACCCCGGGCGACACGCACGAAGCTGCCAAGGCCGTGCCGGAAACCATCCCCCGCGTCCAGCCGGTAACGATCCCCGATATTCAGGGTCTGCCCCGCGGCGGCGGCATCACCACGCGCCACATGAATGAATGGTTCATTATGATGCGCACCGGCACACCGTCCTATTCGAACTTTGAGATCGCCGGCTACCTGGCGGAAGTCATCCTGCTCGGCTGCGTCGCCCTGCGTTGCGGTGAAGGCCGCCGCATGGAATGGGATGGCCCGAACATGACCTCGCCGAACCTGCCGGAATCCGCCGCATTCGTGAAGCGGAACAACCGCGCGGGCTGGGAAGCCTAA
- a CDS encoding type II secretion system protein yields the protein MTPDGAFKDSQLHPRGHATPALRAFSLVELLVVMAIIVILFTMYWSGGSRSFQARQMSKCERNLQNLYVALRTFSLDNHDQLPALTNAETSEPVLSLLIPRDTTQTEFFICPGTHDSALPEAQPFADRRISYAYYMGHTLNDGATQPLLSDRQVNTSSKSAGQPLFSTDGNKPGNNHNKYGGNVMFCDGNVQRSSPGADFNLTFPTNVTLLNPKP from the coding sequence GTGACTCCGGACGGCGCTTTCAAAGATTCGCAACTTCATCCTCGCGGCCATGCCACGCCGGCGCTGCGCGCTTTCTCGCTCGTCGAATTGCTCGTCGTCATGGCCATCATCGTCATCCTGTTCACGATGTATTGGAGCGGCGGCTCAAGGTCTTTTCAGGCTCGGCAGATGTCCAAGTGCGAACGCAACCTGCAAAATCTTTACGTCGCACTGCGGACGTTTTCCCTGGATAATCACGATCAGCTTCCCGCGCTGACCAACGCGGAAACTTCCGAGCCGGTGTTGAGTCTGCTGATTCCGCGCGACACCACGCAGACCGAATTTTTCATCTGCCCCGGCACTCACGATAGCGCGTTGCCGGAAGCGCAGCCGTTCGCGGATCGCCGCATCAGTTACGCCTATTATATGGGGCACACGTTGAACGATGGCGCCACGCAACCGCTCCTTTCCGACCGCCAGGTGAATACGAGTTCCAAAAGCGCGGGCCAGCCGCTGTTTTCCACCGATGGCAATAAACCCGGCAATAACCATAATAAATATGGCGGCAATGTCATGTTCTGCGATGGCAACGTGCAAAGAAGTTCGCCGGGCGCGGATTTCAATTTGACGTTTCCCACGAACGTCACGCTCCTGAATCCGAAACCTTGA
- a CDS encoding HEAT repeat domain-containing protein yields the protein MRKRRVIVGCGLIAVIAAVAMWIFHPREPVVEGRRLGDWIEMMQTDRSRVMRDQARMVVRQLDTNNVAVLLKWRDEEPTDKINFKERIASWYGRLSVLIARHGFGRGLPSWAITRPYARMDHSSLAMWALPELGPAAREFAIRGLIERLPNTNEWIMGSAWLSLEKLAPDSIPPLHECLANTNAQVLALAVSALGDIGDLSAVPLATRLLQDTNMEVAITAAETLGKLGTPPSLFLPVVVRGLKNSTDPEEISYELQILTRYPDAAQSAVPVLREILDRTHKSTNGAEVREYGETSEALRILNSTNSMPTPK from the coding sequence ATGAGAAAGCGCCGGGTCATCGTGGGTTGCGGGTTGATTGCTGTGATTGCGGCGGTCGCCATGTGGATCTTTCATCCGCGCGAACCGGTGGTTGAAGGCAGGCGGCTGGGCGATTGGATCGAAATGATGCAGACCGACCGTTCGCGAGTGATGCGCGATCAGGCGCGCATGGTCGTTCGCCAGCTTGATACGAATAACGTCGCCGTCCTGCTCAAATGGCGCGATGAAGAACCCACGGACAAAATCAACTTCAAGGAACGCATCGCCAGTTGGTATGGCCGGTTGAGTGTTTTGATCGCGCGGCACGGTTTCGGAAGGGGATTGCCAAGTTGGGCGATCACCCGGCCTTACGCGCGGATGGATCATAGCAGTCTCGCGATGTGGGCGTTGCCGGAACTGGGGCCGGCCGCGCGGGAATTTGCCATCCGCGGTTTAATTGAGCGTTTGCCCAATACGAACGAATGGATCATGGGCAGCGCATGGCTCTCGCTGGAAAAGCTGGCGCCCGATTCCATCCCGCCGTTGCACGAGTGTCTCGCCAATACCAACGCCCAGGTGCTCGCGCTCGCGGTCAGCGCGCTCGGCGACATCGGCGATTTGTCCGCCGTCCCGCTGGCCACGCGCCTGCTTCAAGACACGAACATGGAAGTCGCCATCACCGCCGCGGAAACACTTGGCAAACTCGGCACTCCACCGTCACTGTTCCTGCCCGTCGTCGTTCGCGGCTTGAAAAATTCGACCGACCCCGAGGAAATATCCTACGAATTGCAAATCCTCACGCGTTATCCCGACGCCGCGCAATCAGCCGTGCCCGTGCTGAGAGAAATCCTGGATCGCACCCACAAATCCACCAACGGCGCCGAGGTCCGCGAATACGGCGAAACGTCCGAAGCCCTGCGCATCTTGAATTCCACCAACTCCATGCCAACGCCAAAGTAA
- a CDS encoding HEAT repeat domain-containing protein: protein MNKRWFINICLLIIAIGVGVYWVLQTRDPYINGKPLSKWIELANTGSPEPLRETARSVIRNLSTNHVLVLSKWLKEPPISLRQRLTGWLVQHKYIRDRGDPLWINQLSGHRTDPFLAFWALRYLGHDARVIVAQSLIPDLSLKRERERVSAQLALKFIAPESVPLLIECLSSPNPEVRKAAVEVLGDIGSPAIAAVPALKKIIDGSDATAALTAADSVAEIGGEPAIYMPLVLRGLETSKDFTYVNSLLGILSHNYADFQLAAPLLQQIADQTADSKDKNDFMIHQRVSEVMRSMNPGPEMRTPGRGF, encoded by the coding sequence ATGAACAAACGCTGGTTCATCAATATTTGCCTGCTGATCATCGCCATCGGCGTGGGCGTTTATTGGGTTCTTCAGACACGCGATCCATATATAAATGGCAAACCATTGAGCAAATGGATCGAGCTTGCCAATACCGGGTCACCCGAGCCGTTACGAGAAACAGCGCGGTCGGTGATTCGCAATTTAAGCACTAATCACGTGCTGGTTTTGTCGAAGTGGCTTAAAGAGCCGCCGATCTCGCTGCGCCAGCGATTGACCGGATGGCTGGTGCAGCATAAATATATTAGAGACCGAGGAGACCCGTTGTGGATAAACCAACTTTCGGGACATCGCACCGATCCATTTTTGGCCTTTTGGGCTTTGAGATATCTTGGACATGACGCACGCGTAATCGTAGCTCAAAGCCTCATTCCAGATTTAAGTTTGAAAAGAGAAAGAGAAAGGGTTTCAGCTCAACTGGCTTTAAAATTTATAGCGCCTGAATCTGTGCCGCTGCTCATCGAGTGCCTTTCAAGTCCCAATCCTGAAGTCCGCAAGGCGGCCGTTGAAGTGCTGGGTGATATCGGTTCCCCGGCAATCGCGGCGGTTCCCGCATTGAAAAAAATAATTGATGGCTCCGATGCCACCGCCGCATTGACCGCTGCCGACAGTGTGGCGGAGATTGGCGGTGAGCCGGCTATTTACATGCCGCTGGTGCTTCGTGGATTGGAGACTTCAAAGGATTTCACTTATGTGAATTCTTTGCTGGGCATACTCAGCCACAACTATGCCGATTTTCAACTGGCTGCTCCTTTACTTCAACAGATCGCAGATCAAACCGCCGATTCAAAAGATAAAAACGATTTCATGATTCATCAGCGCGTAAGCGAAGTGATGCGTTCCATGAATCCAGGGCCGGAAATGAGGACGCCAGGGCGTGGTTTTTAG